A portion of the Bradysia coprophila strain Holo2 unplaced genomic scaffold, BU_Bcop_v1 contig_297, whole genome shotgun sequence genome contains these proteins:
- the LOC119078417 gene encoding prolyl endopeptidase-like, whose translation MMAYVCRVFPIFVLISVVVAADLETKSVNSHRFKYPQLKRDESVVDDYYGTNVADPYRYLEDPTSEEVKNLIQDQNKLTDEYLNRNSIKEKIEKKLTEVFNYPRYGVPKRYGHRYYFTMNNGLQNQDVYYVQNSLNDEPRVFFDPNTLSTDGTVHLSDIAFSEDGQLVALGLSNNGSDWMSVRFRNTSSGMEYPDVLHDIKFSEIVWSKDGLGIFYACYPKSDAQTTRSLGTETYQYGNQKLYYHRVGTKSQKDDVLLLEFDDTELLIGTFDITDDGNHLVIFPGKGENSMVYFASLEELQRTGGFKSKLKIIPIDERMDHMYTYIGSEGSTIYLLTNDGAPNYRIIAVDLNKPDAINWSTLVPEHEKNSLQYANIIDNDKIILEYLVDVISRLELRSLIDGKLIQVIDTPVGSLDWIWGKKSHNELFYRIVSFLIPGIIYRIDLTHTPYKPEVFREIKIDGFDASKFVAEQVFYPSYDGTLIPMFIIHKQNFIRDRSASTLLYGYGGFNIPIAPAFSTSRIVFLQNLDGVYAIPNIRGGGEYGSKWHEAGQALNKQTVFDDFQAAAEYLINENYTTASKIAINGGSNGGLLVSACVNQRPELYGAAVAQVGVHDLLRFQKFTIGYAWCEEYGCSDDGNKTVFENLHRLSPLHNVRMPTDKKIQYPSVLLTTGDHDDRVVPLHSYKLIAELQYKIGREKRQRNPLLIKIQTSTGHGGGKSTSKRISETAAIYAFLVESAVFTYRP comes from the exons ATGATGGCATACGTTTGTAgagtttttccaatttttgtcTTAATTTCGGTTGTTGTTGCAGCTGATTTGGAAACTAAATCGGTTAACAGTCACAGGTTCAAATATCCACAACTAAAAAGGGATGAGTCCGTTGTGGACGACTATTATGGAACAAAT GTAGCGGATCCTTACAGATATCTGGAGGATCCCACATctgaagaagtaaaaaatcTGATCCAAGACCAAAACAAACTGACCGACGAATATCTGAATCGAAATTCGATTAAagagaaaatcgaaaagaaacTTACCGAAGTCTTCAACTATCCCAGATACGGTGTCCCCAAGCGATATGGACACCGATATTATTTCACGATGAATAATGGTCTGCAGAACCAAga CGTCTACTACGTGCAAAATTCGCTGAACGACGAACCACGCGTCTTTTTCGATCCCAATACCCTGTCGACGGACGGGACTGTGCATTTGAGCGACATAGCGTTTTCCGAAGATGGACAACTAGTGGCATTGGGACTAAGTAACAACGGCTCTGATTGGATGTCGGTTCGTTTTCGGAATACATCCAGCGGAATGGAGTATCCCGATGTACTTCACGACATCAAGTTTTCAGAAATTGTTTGGAGTAAAGACGGGCTGGGCATCTTTTATGCG TGTTATCCGAAATCGGACGCTCAAACAACGAGATCGCTTGGAACAGAAACGTACCAATACGgaaatcaaaaactttatTACCATCGGGTGGGTACCAAAAGTCAAAAGGACGACGTGCTCTTGCTGGAATTCGATGATACAGAGCTACTAAT TGGCACTTTCGACATTACGGACGATGGCAATCATCTCGTAATATTTCCCGGAAAGGGTGAAAATTCCATGGTTTACTTTGCTTCACTTGAGGAACTGCAACGCACTGGTGGATTTAAGTCGAAACTAAAAATTATCCCAATTGACGAACGAATGGATCATATGTACACT TACATTGGCTCAGAGGGTAGTACGATCTATCTCTTAACTAACGATGGAGCTCCGAATTATCGCATCATTGCTGTTGATCTAAACAAACCAGACGCCATAAATTGGTCCACCTTAGTACCTGAACATGAGAAAAATAGTTTGCAATATGCGAACATTATTGACAA CGACAAGATCATTCTGGAATATCTGGTGGATGTGATTAGTCGACTGGAACTGCGTTCTCTGATCGATGGAAAGCTTATTCAAGTAATTGACACACCTGTCGGTTCACTAGATTGGATATGGGGCAAGAAATCACACAACGAACTGTTCTACCGAATTGTGTCGTTCCTCATCCCGGGAATAATTTATCGCATAGATCTGACGCACACACCGTACAAACCGGAAGTTTTTagggaaatcaaaattgacgGCTTCGATGCCTCTAAATTCGTCGCGGAGCAGGTCTTCTATCCGAGCTATGATGGAACTCTCATTCCGATGTTTATCattcacaaacaaaatttcatacgTGATCGCAGTGCCAGCACTCTTTTGTACGGTTATGGAGGATTTAACATCCCGATTGCTCCTGCGTTCAGTACAAGCCGAATAGTTTTTCTGCAAAATTTGGATGGCGTCTACGCAATTCCAAATATTAGAGGCGGAGG GGAGTATGGTTCCAAATGGCACGAAGCGGGACAAGCACTCAACAAACAAACGGTCTTCGATGATTTCCAGGCCGCAGCCGAGTATCTGATAAACGAAAACTACACAACCGCATCGAAAATTGCAATTAACGGTGGATCGAATGGTGGTCTACTTGTATCAGCCTGTGTAAACCAACGTCCGGAATTGTATGGTGCTGCTGTGGCTCAGGTTGG AGTTCACGATTTGCTGCGCTTCCAAAAATTCACAATCGGATACGCTTGGTGTGAAGAATATGGTTGTTCTGATGATGGAAACAAAACCGTTTTCGAGAATCTGCACCGCCTTTCTCCGTTGCATAATGTACGCATGCCGACCGACAAGAAAATACAATATCCATCGGTGCTTCTTACGACTGGCGATCATGACGACCGTGTTGTTCCACTCCATTCATACAAGTTAATTGCCGAACTCCAATACAAAATCGGTAGAGAGAAGCGACAGAGAAATCCATTGCTGATAAAGATTCAGACAAGTACCGGACATGGAGGTGGAAAATCGACTTCTAAGAGG ATATCTGAAACAGCTGCCATTTATGCCTTCTTGGTTGAATCTGCCGTATTCACGTATCGCCCCTAA
- the LOC119078416 gene encoding prolyl endopeptidase-like: MMAYVCRVFPIFVLISVVVAADLETKSVNSHRFKYPQLKRDESVVDDYYGTKVADPYRYLEDPTSEEVKNLIQDQNKLTDEYLNRNSIKEKIEKKLTEVFNYPRYGVPKRYGDRYYFTMNNGLQNQDVHYVQNSLNDEPRVFFDPNTLSTDGTVHLSRTVFSEDGKLVALGLNSNGSDWMSVRFRNTSSGLEYPDVLHDIKFSSIVWSKDGLGIFYACYPKSDAQTTRSLGTETYQYGNQKLYYHRVGTKSQKEDVLLLEFDDTELLIGTFDITDDGNHLVIFPGKGENSMIYFASLEELQRTGGFKSKLKIIPIDERMDHMYTYIGSEGSTIYLLTNDGAPNYRIIAVDLNKPDAINWSTLVPEHEKNSLQYANIIDNDKIILEYLVDVNSRLELRSLIDGKLIQVIDTPLGSVDSIWGKKSHNELFYRIVSFLIPGIIYRIDLTHTPYKPEVFREIKIDGFDASKFVAEQVFYPSYDGTLIPMFIIHKQNFIRDRSASTLLYGYGGFNIPIAPAFSPSRIVFLQNLDGVYAIPNIRGGGEYGSKWHEAGQALNKQTVFDDFQAAAEYLINENYTTASKIAINGGSNGGLLVSACINQRPELYGAGVAQVGVHDLLRFQKFTIGYAWCREYGCSDDGNKTVFENLYRLSPLHNVRMPTDKKVQYPSVLLTTGDHDDRVVPLHSYKLIAELQYKIGREKRQRNPLLIKIETSAGHGGGKSTLKRISETAAIYAFLVESAVFTYRP, translated from the exons ATGATGGCATACGTTTGTAgagtttttccaatttttgtcTTAATTTCGGTTGTTGTTGCAGCTGATTTGGAAACTAAATCAGTTAACAGTCACAGGTTCAAATATCCACAACTAAAAAGGGATGAGTCCGTTGTGGACGACTATTATGGAACAAAG GTAGCTGATCCGTACAGATATCTGGAGGATCCCACATctgaagaagtaaaaaatcTGATCCAAGACCAAAACAAACTGACCGACGAATATCTGAATCGAAATTCGATTAAagagaaaatcgaaaagaaacTGACCGAAGTCTTCAACTATCCCAGATACGGTGTCCCCAAGCGATATGGAGACCGATATTATTTCACAATGAATAATGGTCTGCAGAACCAAga CGTCCACTACGTGCAAAATTCGCTGAACGACGAACCACGCGTCTTTTTCGATCCCAACACTTTGTCGACAGACGGGACTGTGCATTTGAGCCGAACAGTGTTTTCCGAAGATGGTAAACTGGTGGCACTGGGCCTGAATAGCAACGGCTCTGATTGGATGTCGGTTCGCTTTCGTAATACATCCAGCGGCTTGGAGTATCCCGATGTACTTCACGACATCAAGTTTTCATCAATCGTTTGGAGTAAAGACGGGCTTGGCATTTTTTATGCG TGTTATCCGAAATCGGACGCTCAAACAACGAGATCGCTTGGAACAGAAACGTACCAATACGgaaatcaaaaactttatTACCATCGGGTGGGTACCAAAAGTCAAAAGGAGGACGTGCTCTTGCTGGAATTCGATGATACTGAGCTGCTAAT TGGCACTTTCGACATTACGGACGATGGCAATCATCTCGTAATATTTCCCGGAAAGGGTGAAAATTCCATGATTTACTTTGCTTCACTTGAGGAACTGCAACGCACTGGTGGATTTAAGTCGAAACTAAAAATTATCCCAATTGACGAACGAATGGATCATATGTACACT TACATTGGCTCAGAGGGTAGTACGATCTATCTCTTAACTAACGATGGAGCTCCGAATTATCGCATCATTGCTGTTGATCTAAACAAACCAGACGCCATAAATTGGTCCACCTTAGTACCTGAACATGAGAAAAATAGTTTGCAATATGCGAACATTATTGACAA CGACAAGATCATTCTGGAATATCTGGTGGATGTGAATAGTCGACTGGAACTGCGTTCTCTGATCGATGGAAAGCTTATTCAAGTAATCGACACACCTTTGGGCTCAGTGGATTCGATATGGGGAAAGAAATCGCACAACGAACTGTTCTACCGAATTGTGTCGTTCCTCATCCCGGGAATAATTTATCGCATAGATCTGACGCACACACCGTACAAACCGGAAGTttttagagaaatcaaaattgacgGCTTCGATGCCTCTAAATTTGTCGCGGAGCAGGTCTTCTATCCGAGCTATGATGGAACTCTCATTCCGATGTTTATCattcacaaacaaaatttcatacgTGATCGCAGTGCCAGCACTCTTTTGTACGGTTATGGAGGATTTAATATCCCGATTGCTCCTGCGTTCAGTCCAAGCCGAATAGTTTTTCTGCAAAATTTGGATGGCGTCTATGCAATTCCCAATATTAGAGGAGGAGG GGAGTACGGTTCCAAATGGCACGAAGCGGGACAAGCACTCAACAAACAAACGGTCTTCGATGATTTCCAGGCCGCAGCCGAGTATCTGATAAACGAAAACTACACAACCGCATCGAAAATTGCAATTAACGGTGGATCGAATGGTGGTCTACTCGTATCAGCCTGTATAAATCAACGTCCTGAATTGTATGGTGCTGGTGTGGCTCAGGTCGG AGTTCACGATTTGCTACGCTTCCAAAAATTCACAATCGGATACGCTTGGTGTAGGGAATACGGTTGTTCTGATGATGGTAACAAAACCGTTTTCGAGAATCTGTACCGCCTTTCTCCGTTGCATAATGTACGCATGCCGACCGACAAGAAAGTACAATATCCATCGGTGCTTCTTACGACTGGCGATCATGACGACCGTGTTGTTCCACTCCATTCATACAAGTTAATTGCCGAACTGCAATACAAAATCGGTAGAGAGAAGCGACAGAGAAATCCACTGCTGATAAAGATTGAGACAAGTGCTGGACACGGAGGAGGAAAATCGACTTTAAAGAGG ATATCTGAAACAGCTGCCATTTATGCCTTCTTGGTTGAATCTGCCGTATTCACGTATCGCCCCTAA
- the LOC119078421 gene encoding ER lumen protein-retaining receptor, with the protein MNIFRLAGDLSHLLAIIILLIKIWKTRSCAGISGKSQILFAITYLTRYLDLFTTFISVYNSFMKVVFIGASVGTLFLMYAKFRATYDRNHDSFRIEFLLIPCALLALVINHDFTVLEVLWTFSIYLESVAILPQLFLVSKTGEAESITSHYLFALGSYRALYLLNWIYRYMVESHYDFIAIFAGVVQTILYCDFFYLYITKVLKGKKLQLPA; encoded by the coding sequence atgaatattttccgaCTGGCAGGAGATTTGTCACATTTGTTGGCCATTATAATTTTGCTGATTAAGATATGGAAGACTAGGTCGTGTGCCGGCATATCTGGCAAGTCTCAAATACTGTTCGCCATCACCTATTTGACAAGATATCTGGATTTGTTTACAACGTTCATTAGTGTGTACAATTCATTTATGAAAGTCGTGTTCATCGGCGCATCGGTGGGGACATTATTCCTGATGTACGCCAAATTCCGTGCCACCTACGACCGTAACCACGATTCATTCCGAATTGAATTTCTGCTTATACCGTGCGCTCTACTGGCCCTGGTCATCAATCATGATTTCACCGTGTTGGAAGTGTTGTGGACGTTCTCCATTTACTTGGAATCGGTGGCTATATTACCGCAACTGTTTCTGGTGAGCAAAACGGGCGAAGCCGAAAGCATAACCAGTCACTATCTGTTTGCGCTGGGTTCCTATCGGGCATTGTACTTGCTGAACTGGATCTACCGTTATATGGTGGAGAGTCATTACGATTTTATTGCGATTTTTGCCGGCGTCGTTCAGACCATATTGTATTGTGATTTTTTCTATTTGTACATAACGAAAGTGCTAAAGGGAAAGAAGCTACAACTGCCCGCTTAA
- the LOC119078422 gene encoding methionine aminopeptidase 2 — protein MRLTYQLSPLLKGEISLNRHRYFNGNFLVENNLKEMASVESNTEAVINGDENEDADVGEEVTDDGKGAVAKKSKKKKKPKKPKSDASATVENTEKVESAETVNNDGDGDDSETENTPVGNGEATGDADKKKKKKRNKNKNKAKAAAASTAGPATAATAAPAANAKPTIPISEQFPNKNFPVGEIMMHPCTDDRMAKDRFTSEEKRTLDRLHEDIYAELRQAAEAHRQTRQYIQNWVKPGMTMIEICEELESTARRLIGEKGLEAGLAFPTGCSRNHCAAHYTPNAGDPTVLEYDDVCKIDFGTHINGRIIDCAFTLTFNPKYDKLKEAVRDATNTGIREAGIDVRLCDIGAAIQEVMESYEIELDGKTYQVKSIRNLNGHSISPYRIHAGKTVPIVKGGESTRMEENEFYAIETFGSTGRGVVHDDMDVSHYMKNFDLQYVPIKLQSSKSLLNTINKNFGTLAFCKRWLDRAGATRYQMALKDLCDKGAVEAYPPLCDVKGSYTAQYEHTIMLRPTCKEVVSRGTDY, from the exons ATGCGCCTAACGTATCAACTGTCACCTCTACTGAAAGGAGAGATTTCATTGAATCGCCATCgatattttaatggaaatttccTCGTAGAAAATAACCTTAAAGAAATGGCAAGCGTTGAATCGAACACTGAAGCCGTCATTAATGGCGATGAAAATGAGGATGCTGACGTTGGAGAAGAAGTGACTGACGATGGAAAAGGTGCCGTtgcaaaaaaatcgaaaaagaagaagaaacccAAGAAGCCAA AATCAGATGCCAGTGCTACCGttgaaaatacagaaaaagtAGAATCTGCCGAAACTGTGAACAACGATGGCGACGGCGATGATAGCGAAACTGAAAATACTCCAGTGGGAAACGGAGAAGCCACAGGTGACGCCgataagaaaaagaagaaaaaacgcaACAAAAACAAGAACAAAGCGAAAGCAGCAGCCGCTTCGACAGCTGGTCCAGCAACAGCTGCTACAGCAGCACCGGCTGCCAATGCCAAACCAACAATTCCCATTTCGGaacaatttccaaataaaaatttcccagTGGGCGAAATTATGATGCATCCGTGCACCGACGATCGAATGGCTAAGGATCGATTCACCAGCGAAGAGAAACGAACGTTGGACCGTCTACACGAGGACATTTATGCGGAATTGCGTCAGGCGGCTGAAGCACATCGTCAGACACGACAGTATATTCAAAACTGGGTGAAGCCCGGCATGACAATGATCGAAATTTGTGAAGAGTTGGAGAGCACGGCACGTCGTTTGATTGGAGAGAAGGGATTGGAAGCTGGTCTGGCTTTCCCTACTGGATGCTCACGGAACCATTGTGCCGCACATTATACACCAAATGCTGGCGATCCGACGGTTTTGGAGTATGACGATGTTTGTAAGATCGATTTCGGCACTCACATAAACGGCAGAATCATCGACTGCGCATTTACGCTGACATTTAACCCAAAGTATGACAAACTAAAGGAAGCGGTTCGCGATGCCACCAACACCGGTATCCGTGAGGCTGGCATCGACGTACGACTATGCGATATTGGTGCTGCCATTCAGGAAGTCATGGAATCGTACGAAATCGAATTGGATGGGAAAACGTATCAAGTGAAGAGCATCAGGAATTTGAACGGCCATTCAATCAGTCCATATC GTATCCATGCTGGTAAAACGGTGCCAATTGTCAAAGGCGGTGAATCGACCCGTATGGAAGAGAATGAATTCTATGCCATCGAAACATTCGGTTCGACCGGACGCGGTGTGGTGCATGACGATATGGACGTATCGCATTACATGAAGAATTTCGATCTGCAATATGTGCCAATCAAACTGCAATCGTCCAAATCGCTGCTGAACACCATCAACAAGAACTTTGGCACGCTGGCCTTCTGCAAACGGTGGCTGGATCGTGCCGGTGCGACACGCTATCAAATGGCACTGAAGGATCTGTGTGACAAGGGAGCGGTCGAGGCATATCCGCCGTTGTGCGATGTCAAGGGTTCATATACGGCACAGTACGAGCACACGATTATGTTGCGTCCGACGTGCAAGGAAGTTGTGTCGCGAGGCACAGATTATTGA
- the LOC119078423 gene encoding nuclear transcription factor Y subunit beta yields the protein MDQDSVDPLHMQYDDYMVQDAESLDNSDDSCNDGTSKNTPLREQDRFLPIANIAKIMKRAIPENGKIAKDARECIQECVSEFISFITSEASDRCHQEKRKTINGEDILFAMCALGFDHYIDPLTLYLHKYRETTKSDRNLVINHSESSFDESANEFNNF from the exons ATGGACCAAGACTCAGTTGACCCGTTGCATATGCAATACGATGATTACATGGTCCAAGACGCAGAGTcac TGGACAATTCGGACGATTCCTGCAATGATGGAACATCGAAGAATACACCGTTGAGGGAACAAGATCGATTTTTACCCATTGCCAACATTgccaaaataatgaaaagagcAATACCAGAAAATGGAAAG ATTGCCAAAGATGCCCGCGAATGCATTCAAGAATGTGTATCGGAATTCATATCATTCATAACATCCGAAGCTAGTGATCGATGCCATCAGGAGAAACGTAAAACCATTAACGGCGAGGACATCTTGTTTGCCATGTGCGCACTGGGTTTCGATCATTACATCGATCCGTTGACATTGTACCTGCACAAATATCGCGAAACGACCAAATCGGATCGAAATTTGGTGATCAATCATTCGGAGTCCAGCTTTGACGAGAGTGcaaatgaatttaataatttttaa
- the LOC119078424 gene encoding uncharacterized protein LOC119078424: MPLTEMDRRAAKILEFHEFDQRDEKVNEMAADMNLEMNYPRVYDRSVRRDYFRNVFKIEGKIEEIKNYIRDERRMANVGLAPSVERLEDDMSDSVIDEAFTENPFIMDMVQHFFYKLYPKYTTGEIERRWHWYTVQEQIDKLREREDFILIGEHWMEWHGFKPLDALKDYHRTTKSMATRDMCEKSLQNIYRNPSHAIETAKEKENYDEDFAQETYENLNSFLDEVRETHPNPNNSPSCYELDMFAKEIYTDHWQDLPAEVVLRLATNWYHENVGYTE; encoded by the coding sequence ATGCCATTAACTGAAATGGATAGACGTGCTGCGAAAATATTAGAATTCCATGAATTTGATCAAAGGGATGAAAAAGTAAACGAAATGGCCGCAGATATGAATTTAGAAATGAACTATCCGCGTGTATACGATCGCAGTGTTCGTCGTGACTATTTTCGGAATGTATTCAAAATCGAAGGCAAAATAGAAGAAATCAAGAATTACATCAGGGACGAACGTCGGATGGCCAACGTAGGATTAGCACCTTCAGTTGAAAGGCTGGAAGATGATATGTCAGATTCCGTGATTGATGAGGCGtttacagagaatcctttcaTAATGGACATggtacaacattttttttataaactgTATCCAAAATACACGACGGGCGAAATCGAACGACGTTGGCATTGGTATACTGTTCAAGAACAAATCGACAAGCTTCGCGAACGGGAAGATTTTATCTTGATAGGAGAACATTGGATGGAATGGCACGGATTTAAGCCGCTTGACGCGCTTAAGGATTACCACAGGACTACTAAAAGCATGGCCACCCGTGACATGTGTGAAAAGAGCCTGCAAAATATCTACAGAAACCCAAGCCATGCAATCGAAACTgcgaaagagaaagaaaactATGATGAAGATTTTGCACAAGAAACGTATGAAAATCTGAATTCATTTCTGGATGAAGTACGAGAGACCCATCCAAATCCCAACAATTCCCCATCTTGTTACGAACTCGATATGTTCGCGAAGGAAATTTATACAGATCATTGGCAAGACCTACCTGCTGAAGTAGTTCTGAGATTAGCAACAAACTGGTATCACGAAAATGTTGGATATAccgaataa